ATACAAAAGATTTTAGACAGGACTTCTATTCGAAGACCTCTGGATTTCCTGCAGCCTCTTTGAACACATCTACTGGGAACTCAGATCTTTGTCTTCCTTATTCCTGTGAGTTGCCTTTGTGCTGTTTCTCCCCCAAATGTACATGTTCATCAGGAGAACATGTGGACAGAGCTTCAAACTCCTCTCAGGATGGTAGAAACCATGATGAAACACTGGAGCATTGTAACCACTATGACTCTCTGCAGAAAATGCAgatgaaaactttgaaaaattcaTTGGCCTTCCCTGGCACACAGAAGGCTATTACTCCTTCAGAGGCAGTTGACAGATTTATGCCTAGGACAACACAACTGCAGGAGcggaaaagaagaagagaagatgaTTGTAAACATGGAACTCTTCTTGAAGCAAGCACAAGTAGTAATGAGGTTATGATTGGCCCTCAGTTACCAGACATTCCTAAAGTAGACATGCATGATGACTCGTTGAATACAACAGCGAATTTAATTCGGAGTAAACTTAAAGAGGtaagatcatttaaaaaaaaaaaaacgttttaaGAGACGATTTGGTTACAGGACTAACAACTGAATGGAGACTTATTTCTGGGAACTACAGTATTatcattcttgtttttttcatttttactttttagatgtGTTTCCTACAATTCTCTATTgaagtacaataactgaatttGACTCACAGATACGTATTTGCTTTGATATCTTTAATCCTtgctttaaacatattttatatcactctaagtagaaaatataaaagcagtaGTTTTAGCCAGTTAGATCAATCTATGAGAATGGAGCCCAggccctcctttttttaaaagctctccggATAGTTCTAATATGAGCCAACATAGAGAACTACTGCATTGAGGGAAAATTATTACAATTTATTTCTCAAGttcaaaattacataaaattcaaatgcTTATTTTGCTTCTTTGATACAGATAGCCATAAAGGAAGGTGAGATTTCTAAAGATTAGCCCTTAAggtctgaattttaattttaaatttcttaaatagtTTAGAGCTAGATTGTTCTACTTAGGTAGCAGTGTTTTAATGTTATTTACATaaccattttccattttctaagcacaaataaaagaaagttaaCATTTGAGTTAGCGTTTGAAAAATACCTTATCGTGGGGCAAGCCTTTCAGAAATCATAATCTGCTGGAGAAAGACCATTCTCTTATACTTGAACTCAGGTTCAGAAAGTGCTTTTCACATAgttgtacatatattttacaatgtAATTAAGAGAGGCTAAGGTAGATTCTTTATGTACCCTTTTTTAACCTCAAAATTATCCAGTTGAGGATGAGGaattgttttataataataaaaatccatGGACACAGTTTTTATGCTTAAgcctctttaaacatttttttgcttGTACTGGCACCCTTCCTTCAGATACAACTAAACTGAGACATAGATACAGATACATAGCTATCTTAGACCTGACtgtattttccagaaaaaaagagttaGGTCCAAATCCTAGATATAGAAATAGTAGAACAACAAAAAGGAGAAACACTAAATACAGTTTACTACAGTTtctaataattttccattttaagtgAAGACTGTCTTACTGTGCTTTAACTTATACTGTCTACGTTGTTCTGatgtatttgatttcatttttcccTAAGAAATTGAGGATTCTAGCATTTTCtgcttatttctttaaatttttcatcccccatccccactggAGCCTCAATGTCtctaaatatatcaaatattataAGTGTTTCAAGTTATGCATAACCAGGGTATCTatctgtatttataaaattacAAGTGACTTCAACATAAAATAACAGATCTATAAAGGAATGTTAAAGTAGAGCATATGTTTACTTTTCTCCCCTCAAAATTTCTTTCTTGTTAAATGGCTTTAGAAATTTTACTCCCATCAATGTTTGGACAGAAAACTTTGCTCTGTGCCTAGATCGTAGGCTGCACCTTGAACTTGGGCTAACTGCCTTAAATGTGATGGCAAAGATTAAACTACTGGATGTATATCCTACCTATTCTAATGGTTTATTACTCTTGTACTATAAAAATTATAGTGTTGGTGgttctctttttttaacctaGGTAATTTCATCTGTGCCGAAGCCTCCAGAGGACAAGCTGGAAGGTGTGCGTGGAAATCatcctttaaaacaaagaagaagaatataaatTGTCTGCagtaaactaatatttttaaaggcctatttattttttatttttaggctgTCATTTTAATTCTTAAAGAGATTTTActgctggtatttttttttaatgcactccTCTTTGTAATTTCATTCAACCTACTTGTCTCATATAGTTTCATCTTTTAAAACTAGTTTATCATGGACAAAATACATGCCAGCCAATTATgtcccttaaaaaaactaaaacttttccAGAAGTTCCACCCAGTGACTTTGGTTACATCTTATTGGCTAGAACTGGGCCCGTGGCTGTTCCTTATAGAGGAGTCTAGAATGTTGAATGTTTGGGTTTCCAACTTCTGTGGTTGaggaagcaagagaaaagagGGTTGTGAATGGCTGATTCACAATATG
The genomic region above belongs to Lagenorhynchus albirostris chromosome 8, mLagAlb1.1, whole genome shotgun sequence and contains:
- the RBM48 gene encoding RNA-binding protein 48 isoform X2; this encodes MVQLNSIMLWTNTQQKTLQKFTLLNFLIYKVQAKRKMDEQSFFGGLLHVCYAPEFETVEETRKKLQERNAYVARTTKNKDHYMTKKHKDTKDFRQDFYSKTSGFPAASLNTSTGNSDLCLPYSCELPLCCFSPKCTCSSGEHVDRASNSSQDGRNHDETLEHCNHYDSLQKMQMKTLKNSLAFPGTQKAITPSEAVDRFMPRTTQLQERKRRREDDCKHGTLLEASTSSNEVMIGPQLPDIPKVDMHDDSLNTTANLIRSKLKEVISSVPKPPEDKLEGVRGNHPLKQRRRI
- the RBM48 gene encoding RNA-binding protein 48 isoform X1, with product MASSGGELGGVFDHHVQKAVCDSRAKYREGRRPRAVKVYTVNLESRYLLIQGVPAVGAMKELVERFALYGAVEQYNALDEYPAEDFTEVYLIKFLNLQSARIAKRKMDEQSFFGGLLHVCYAPEFETVEETRKKLQERNAYVARTTKNKDHYMTKKHKDTKDFRQDFYSKTSGFPAASLNTSTGNSDLCLPYSCELPLCCFSPKCTCSSGEHVDRASNSSQDGRNHDETLEHCNHYDSLQKMQMKTLKNSLAFPGTQKAITPSEAVDRFMPRTTQLQERKRRREDDCKHGTLLEASTSSNEVMIGPQLPDIPKVDMHDDSLNTTANLIRSKLKEVISSVPKPPEDKLEGVRGNHPLKQRRRI